The Corynebacterium qintianiae genome has a window encoding:
- a CDS encoding alpha/beta hydrolase, whose amino-acid sequence MTPKLEQGSLDDDYPVNDQSDPDFNVGGVKRILPDELQFEQIVSYMEATYPRPSDPEDVDRYLALLPDRLTHAAMLMLGSAVDHTMPGVAYPKTVGVEDTEFGTLFRPARETGVWAVSYAPLGEKAREFAWQPEVAGAAELAGALIVDVDKPEALEPAIAYARAQGASEVAAWLLYENVPTTADRTILTFPDNTDDVSPNVLVQTPAEYHSTGEISTPAEARRRIRDTAQFLSAGPDR is encoded by the coding sequence GTGACGCCGAAACTCGAGCAGGGCTCGCTTGACGACGACTACCCTGTCAACGACCAGTCCGACCCCGACTTCAACGTCGGCGGTGTGAAGCGCATCCTGCCCGACGAGCTGCAGTTCGAACAAATCGTCTCCTACATGGAGGCCACGTACCCACGCCCGTCAGACCCGGAGGACGTGGACCGCTACCTGGCGCTTCTCCCGGATAGGCTGACGCACGCCGCGATGCTGATGCTCGGCTCTGCCGTCGACCACACCATGCCGGGTGTGGCGTACCCGAAAACCGTCGGGGTCGAGGACACCGAATTCGGCACCCTGTTCCGGCCCGCCCGCGAGACCGGGGTGTGGGCCGTTTCTTACGCTCCTCTGGGTGAAAAGGCGCGCGAATTCGCGTGGCAGCCTGAAGTGGCCGGCGCGGCTGAGTTGGCGGGTGCGTTGATTGTGGACGTCGACAAGCCCGAGGCCCTCGAACCCGCCATCGCGTACGCGCGGGCGCAGGGGGCGTCGGAAGTGGCCGCCTGGCTGCTGTACGAGAACGTGCCGACGACGGCGGACCGGACGATCCTCACCTTCCCGGACAACACGGACGATGTCTCTCCCAACGTGCTTGTCCAGACGCCTGCTGAGTATCACTCAACAGGTGAGATCTCTACGCCCGCCGAGGCGCGCCGCAGAATCCGCGACACCGCGCAGTTCCTCAGCGCAGGTCCAGATCGGTGA
- a CDS encoding cutinase family protein, producing the protein MSIKKLAGIATALALWAAPAAHAQVVDSDHAHSLVRAQNCKPHYFIAVPGGANTVAGIPTSLPHGGNVFTTGLLVQADTAGEVQPLWVSYDAAAFTASHYPGASAGGYQETWETVTTLAGNCPEAHFSFTGYSLGADIVARMTSDIAHGRGPITADRVNAVALFANPHQGGNGGVPGSITDPGSRGSLGSLPDGYGNLGPRVLELCYADDIVCSMPERYRGIVDPAMATNLLGGQFPAADFNAVVSRLGPDALGIVAGINAHARYDFANRREAADWIVSHA; encoded by the coding sequence ATGAGCATCAAGAAACTGGCTGGAATTGCCACGGCACTGGCGTTGTGGGCGGCACCGGCGGCCCACGCGCAGGTTGTCGACTCCGACCACGCCCACAGCCTTGTGCGCGCGCAGAACTGCAAGCCCCACTACTTCATCGCGGTCCCGGGTGGGGCCAACACGGTCGCGGGTATCCCGACCTCGCTTCCCCACGGCGGCAACGTCTTCACCACGGGCCTGCTCGTGCAGGCGGACACGGCTGGCGAGGTGCAGCCCCTCTGGGTCTCCTATGACGCCGCGGCCTTCACCGCCTCGCACTACCCCGGTGCCTCGGCTGGCGGCTACCAGGAGACGTGGGAGACCGTGACCACGCTGGCGGGCAACTGCCCGGAGGCCCACTTCAGTTTCACGGGATACTCCCTCGGGGCCGATATCGTCGCCCGCATGACCAGTGACATCGCGCACGGCCGAGGACCGATTACTGCGGACCGAGTCAACGCTGTCGCGCTGTTCGCCAACCCGCACCAGGGTGGAAACGGCGGCGTGCCCGGGTCCATCACCGACCCCGGTTCCCGCGGGTCCCTGGGGTCGCTACCCGACGGCTACGGCAACCTCGGACCCCGGGTTCTAGAACTTTGTTACGCCGACGACATCGTCTGCTCCATGCCCGAGCGGTACCGCGGGATAGTCGACCCCGCGATGGCCACGAATCTGCTCGGGGGCCAGTTCCCCGCAGCGGATTTCAACGCTGTCGTGAGCCGCCTCGGGCCCGACGCGCTAGGCATCGTCGCGGGAATCAACGCCCACGCCCGGTACGACTTCGCCAATCGGCGGGAAGCGGCGGACTGGATCGTGTCCCACGCGTAG
- a CDS encoding alpha-ketoglutarate-dependent dioxygenase AlkB, translated as MLIDASSLPRQPQRILPGVVHLPGFLAPAQQADLVEQAREIARAVAGTPVAMRRPKVGKGHMQAYLMSLGWFWATNPYRLVREVEGCPVPPVPANYQAIADDVLAAARGVDELVGDAVTVETALVNYYPPGPGMGMHVDAEEEADNAVVSLSIGDEIVFRIEGEDLLLMSGDALVFGGPARRARHGVLGARGGTGSEGTGLTEGRINITMRQVHA; from the coding sequence ATGCTTATCGACGCCTCGTCCCTGCCCCGGCAGCCCCAGCGCATCCTGCCCGGCGTCGTACACCTGCCCGGGTTCCTGGCGCCCGCGCAGCAAGCGGATCTGGTGGAACAGGCGCGGGAGATCGCGCGGGCTGTGGCTGGGACACCGGTGGCGATGCGCCGGCCGAAAGTCGGCAAAGGCCACATGCAGGCGTACCTGATGTCGCTCGGGTGGTTCTGGGCGACGAACCCGTACCGCCTGGTAAGGGAAGTCGAAGGGTGTCCGGTGCCGCCGGTGCCCGCGAACTACCAGGCCATTGCGGATGACGTGCTCGCTGCGGCGCGCGGGGTGGACGAATTGGTGGGTGACGCGGTGACGGTGGAAACCGCGTTGGTGAACTATTACCCGCCGGGACCGGGAATGGGGATGCACGTTGACGCGGAGGAGGAGGCGGACAATGCGGTGGTGAGCTTGTCTATAGGCGACGAGATCGTGTTCCGCATCGAGGGAGAGGACCTGCTGCTCATGTCCGGTGACGCTCTGGTGTTCGGCGGGCCTGCGCGAAGGGCGCGCCACGGCGTGCTGGGGGCGCGCGGCGGAACGGGGTCGGAGGGGACGGGGCTGACGGAAGGGCGGATCAACATCACGATGCGCCAGGTACACGCATAG
- a CDS encoding RNA-binding S4 domain-containing protein: protein MNVEISGDSIKLGQFLKLANLAESGGHAKELIASGEVAVNGEVVTSRGHSLVDADTVTVAGTQATVTSGGDGGDYFDESTANDDFDPEKWRNM, encoded by the coding sequence ATGAACGTGGAAATCAGCGGAGACTCGATCAAGCTCGGGCAATTCCTCAAATTGGCCAACCTCGCCGAATCCGGCGGGCACGCCAAGGAACTCATCGCCTCCGGCGAGGTCGCGGTCAACGGCGAGGTGGTCACCTCCCGGGGGCATTCGCTTGTCGACGCCGACACGGTCACCGTCGCCGGAACCCAAGCGACCGTTACAAGCGGCGGGGACGGCGGGGACTACTTCGACGAGAGCACCGCCAACGACGATTTCGACCCCGAGAAGTGGAGGAACATGTAA
- a CDS encoding M13 family metallopeptidase: MKDLFELVNGEWIAAHEIPADRGIDGAFYALRDKSEEDVRALLTDGEGRGGTVFASFMDTDTVNQAGITPLEADLAKLATSGTEEFARNLGVLEREGIGGPITFWVEKDSRGEDAVAYVVQSGLGLPDEAYYREPQHAETLAAYRKHVARMLEFLGPAHLLGLPPEVAAERIVNLEIQVAASHWDVVRTRDAIATYNPTDFSDLPPLVQTILRGAGLGGGGVIDMMPSYTQALDGMLRPETLADWQLWGAWNILRSRAGLLTEEIGRANFDFFGTKLSGATEQRDRWKRGVSLAESLVGEEIGKHYVAKHFPPESKDMMLELVNYLVQAYRQRIDKLEWMGEGTRTRAVEKLAQFTSKIGYPDRWRSFEGLEFGADLLDNVRKGAAFEHDFQLAKLGKPVDRDEWVTTPQTVNAFYNPVVNDITFPAAILQPPFFDPEADAAENFGAIGAVIGHEIGHGFDDQGSRYDGLGNLNSWWTDEDRERFDELTAKLVKQFDGLVPSVLKGQEAVTGVKGDFTLGENIGDLGGLGIAVVAYKIYLEENNLEDGPALPFGDVEGEFTGFQRLFLAWARVWRSKVRPEMAAQLLAIDPHSPNEFRCNVIAGNIAEFYESFDVPQDSPMWVAPEDRVQIW, translated from the coding sequence ATGAAAGACCTGTTTGAACTAGTCAACGGCGAGTGGATCGCGGCTCACGAGATCCCCGCCGACCGCGGCATCGACGGTGCCTTCTACGCCCTGCGCGACAAGTCCGAGGAGGACGTGCGGGCATTGCTCACCGACGGCGAGGGGCGCGGCGGCACCGTCTTCGCCTCCTTCATGGACACAGACACCGTCAACCAAGCCGGTATCACTCCCCTCGAAGCGGATCTGGCGAAGCTGGCCACCTCCGGCACCGAGGAATTCGCCCGTAACCTCGGCGTTTTGGAGCGCGAGGGCATCGGCGGGCCGATCACATTCTGGGTGGAGAAGGACTCGCGGGGGGAAGACGCGGTCGCCTACGTGGTGCAGAGCGGGCTCGGGCTTCCCGACGAAGCGTATTACCGAGAGCCGCAGCACGCCGAGACGCTCGCCGCCTACCGCAAGCACGTGGCGCGGATGCTTGAGTTCCTCGGCCCCGCCCACCTGCTCGGCCTGCCGCCGGAGGTGGCCGCGGAGCGCATCGTCAACCTGGAGATCCAGGTCGCGGCAAGCCACTGGGATGTTGTCAGGACGCGTGACGCGATCGCCACCTACAACCCCACCGATTTCAGCGACCTCCCGCCGCTCGTGCAGACGATCCTGCGCGGCGCGGGCCTCGGCGGCGGGGGGGTCATTGACATGATGCCGTCGTACACCCAGGCGCTCGACGGAATGCTGCGCCCCGAGACGCTTGCGGACTGGCAGTTGTGGGGTGCGTGGAACATCCTGCGCTCCCGTGCCGGTCTACTCACCGAGGAGATCGGGCGGGCGAATTTCGACTTCTTCGGCACGAAGCTCTCGGGCGCCACTGAGCAGCGCGACCGCTGGAAGCGCGGGGTCAGCCTCGCGGAGTCGCTGGTCGGCGAGGAGATCGGTAAGCACTACGTGGCCAAGCATTTCCCGCCCGAGTCCAAGGACATGATGCTGGAGCTGGTCAACTACCTCGTCCAGGCTTACCGCCAGCGCATAGACAAGCTGGAATGGATGGGTGAAGGCACCCGCACCCGCGCGGTGGAGAAGCTCGCGCAGTTCACTTCCAAGATCGGCTACCCCGACCGTTGGCGCAGTTTCGAAGGTCTTGAGTTCGGCGCGGATCTGCTCGACAACGTCCGCAAGGGCGCGGCGTTCGAGCACGACTTCCAGCTGGCCAAGCTGGGCAAGCCCGTGGACCGCGACGAGTGGGTGACCACCCCGCAAACCGTCAACGCGTTCTACAATCCCGTGGTCAACGACATCACCTTCCCGGCCGCAATCCTGCAGCCGCCGTTCTTCGACCCGGAGGCCGATGCCGCGGAGAACTTCGGCGCCATCGGGGCTGTGATCGGCCACGAGATCGGCCACGGTTTCGACGACCAAGGCTCGCGTTACGACGGCCTGGGCAACCTGAACTCCTGGTGGACCGACGAGGACCGCGAGCGTTTCGACGAGCTTACCGCCAAGCTGGTGAAGCAGTTCGACGGCCTCGTCCCCTCCGTCCTCAAAGGCCAGGAGGCCGTCACCGGCGTGAAGGGCGACTTCACTCTCGGTGAGAACATCGGTGACCTAGGCGGCCTCGGCATTGCCGTGGTGGCGTACAAGATCTACCTCGAGGAAAATAACCTCGAGGACGGCCCCGCCCTGCCGTTCGGTGACGTGGAGGGCGAATTCACCGGGTTCCAGCGCCTTTTCCTCGCGTGGGCGCGGGTATGGCGTTCCAAGGTGCGCCCGGAGATGGCGGCCCAGCTGCTCGCCATCGACCCGCACTCGCCCAACGAGTTCCGCTGCAACGTCATCGCGGGCAACATCGCGGAGTTCTACGAGTCCTTCGACGTTCCACAGGACTCCCCGATGTGGGTCGCGCCGGAAGACCGGGTGCAGATTTGGTGA
- a CDS encoding HNH endonuclease signature motif containing protein has product MPVCDHPVTPESYFATEREGDPVCDAARLGRESEYAMYSAYATDGSDIADLELFVAACRAASGKSKHEIEKGVLGYFRLQSLPRLRELQQRTLRLDIARLGAIDSALNLLGASVSEETLDKLDRILVRMFTPSKPAQELPSPWAITRRLRERIATIDPSVNFDEKKRRKRAAPDPTQDAAGFFESVIDGVTQHGIELLTNSTTMALIRSQINSLSREEQISHAQAIIGLLTGKVAPRKVVLNVYAPANRATGEPVYIPGFGWTDHASTDAFDDLSQSSDVQTVYLSKDIETESYTPTPQMKAYVHARDGVCVFPGCHRPAENCQLDHRIPFDQGGRTTPDNLFALCQRHHNVKTDRRAFYIPDPVTGDVIWLFDDGTYVISENQGILASELTPLSPHWRSSLSRVQKNKARTTQFYAKCHAVLDQYDRDGDYDRCETSLTTLEREYDRDFDQHPDPPPPEPDSEEPPHPDPIDEGYVSKYSYIEQAMHNALVDAA; this is encoded by the coding sequence ATGCCAGTTTGCGACCATCCAGTGACGCCGGAGTCGTACTTCGCCACCGAGCGGGAAGGCGACCCGGTGTGTGACGCGGCGCGCCTGGGCCGCGAAAGCGAGTACGCGATGTACTCCGCCTACGCTACCGACGGCTCGGACATCGCAGACCTCGAGCTGTTCGTCGCCGCGTGCCGCGCGGCCAGCGGCAAGAGCAAGCACGAGATTGAGAAGGGTGTCCTGGGTTACTTCCGCCTGCAATCTCTCCCCCGCTTGCGCGAGCTGCAGCAGCGGACATTGCGGCTGGACATAGCCCGCCTGGGTGCCATCGACTCAGCCCTCAACCTGCTGGGTGCGTCCGTCTCCGAGGAAACGCTGGACAAGCTGGACCGCATCCTCGTGCGCATGTTCACCCCATCCAAACCGGCACAGGAGCTGCCGTCACCCTGGGCCATTACCCGTCGCCTACGCGAGCGCATCGCCACCATCGACCCCAGCGTCAACTTCGACGAGAAGAAGCGCAGGAAGCGAGCCGCGCCCGACCCCACACAAGATGCTGCGGGATTTTTCGAGTCCGTCATCGACGGGGTCACCCAGCACGGCATCGAGCTGCTGACCAACTCCACAACCATGGCACTCATCCGTTCGCAGATTAACTCCCTGTCCCGCGAGGAGCAGATTTCACACGCACAAGCCATAATCGGCTTGCTCACCGGTAAAGTTGCACCCCGCAAGGTCGTGCTCAATGTCTACGCACCAGCCAACCGCGCCACAGGTGAGCCCGTGTACATCCCCGGCTTCGGGTGGACCGACCACGCCTCCACCGACGCTTTCGACGACCTGTCGCAGTCCTCTGACGTCCAGACCGTTTACCTGTCGAAGGATATCGAGACGGAAAGTTACACCCCTACGCCCCAGATGAAGGCGTATGTTCACGCCAGGGACGGGGTGTGCGTGTTCCCGGGCTGCCATCGGCCGGCCGAAAACTGCCAGCTGGACCACCGCATCCCCTTCGATCAGGGCGGCCGCACAACGCCGGACAACCTTTTCGCCCTGTGCCAACGCCACCACAACGTCAAGACGGACCGCCGCGCCTTCTACATCCCCGATCCCGTGACGGGGGACGTCATCTGGCTTTTCGACGACGGAACATACGTCATCTCAGAAAACCAAGGCATCCTCGCCAGTGAGCTCACACCACTTTCCCCGCACTGGCGGTCGAGCCTCAGCCGCGTGCAGAAGAACAAGGCTCGAACCACGCAGTTTTACGCGAAATGCCATGCGGTCCTCGACCAGTACGACCGGGACGGGGACTACGACCGATGCGAAACCTCTCTCACAACTCTCGAGCGGGAGTACGACCGGGACTTCGACCAGCACCCCGACCCGCCACCCCCAGAACCCGACAGCGAAGAACCCCCGCACCCCGACCCGATCGACGAAGGATACGTGTCTAAATACTCGTACATCGAGCAGGCCATGCACAACGCGCTCGTTGACGCTGCCTAA
- the thpR gene encoding RNA 2',3'-cyclic phosphodiesterase, whose product MRRLFAAVLPPDDVREHLVRALRPIRDLSSELRWTDPDTWHLTMAFYGNQPNDAAVVTDHLSQATAFRRPLRLHLRGAGAFDRRTLWIGVGGDKPQLRELMSDCSVELDKRQRAHLTVAKRCNRTRDMWLIDDHSHALSVYCGPEFWVDEVHLVESHLGEGRGGGPRYEIVDTFYLR is encoded by the coding sequence ATGAGACGACTGTTTGCCGCCGTGCTGCCTCCGGACGATGTCCGCGAGCACCTCGTCCGCGCGCTTCGCCCGATCCGGGATTTGTCGTCGGAACTGAGGTGGACGGACCCGGACACGTGGCACCTCACGATGGCGTTCTACGGAAACCAGCCGAATGACGCCGCCGTGGTCACGGACCACCTGTCGCAGGCCACCGCTTTCCGACGCCCCTTGCGCCTCCACCTGAGAGGAGCGGGGGCGTTTGATCGTCGCACTCTGTGGATCGGCGTCGGCGGCGACAAACCCCAGCTCCGGGAACTCATGTCGGACTGCTCCGTCGAGCTGGATAAGCGTCAGCGGGCCCACCTGACGGTGGCCAAGAGGTGCAACCGCACCCGCGACATGTGGCTTATCGACGACCACTCCCACGCGCTGTCCGTCTACTGCGGGCCGGAGTTTTGGGTGGACGAGGTCCATCTGGTGGAGTCGCACCTGGGCGAGGGGCGCGGCGGTGGGCCGCGCTACGAGATTGTGGACACGTTCTATTTGCGTTAG
- a CDS encoding SDR family oxidoreductase, giving the protein MEKIAVVTGGSAGIGEASARALAGDGWKVYVAARRIELCEKIAQEIGGVAVELDVTRQGSVDKLAASLERVDLLVNNAGGAKGLDYLRDANEDDWRWMYETNVFGTVRVTKALYPALLEASGLVINIGSVAGTDAYKGGSGYNAAKFGLRGLTRALRREEAENLIRVTEIDPGRVETDFAMNRFGDQARADAVYEGKLNLTAEDIAETVRWVASMPAHVNIDTLSIMPLDQAER; this is encoded by the coding sequence ATGGAGAAGATTGCGGTTGTCACAGGTGGTTCCGCTGGGATCGGTGAAGCGAGCGCCCGCGCGCTGGCGGGAGACGGTTGGAAGGTCTACGTCGCGGCCCGCAGGATCGAGCTCTGTGAAAAGATCGCGCAGGAGATCGGCGGGGTGGCGGTTGAGCTTGATGTGACGCGCCAGGGGAGCGTCGATAAGCTTGCGGCCTCATTGGAGCGCGTGGACCTGCTGGTCAACAACGCGGGCGGGGCGAAGGGCCTTGATTACCTGCGCGACGCCAACGAAGACGACTGGCGCTGGATGTACGAGACCAACGTCTTCGGCACCGTGCGCGTGACCAAGGCGCTGTACCCGGCGCTGCTAGAGGCCAGCGGGCTGGTGATCAACATCGGCTCCGTCGCTGGCACCGACGCCTACAAGGGCGGGTCGGGCTACAACGCCGCCAAGTTCGGGCTGCGCGGCCTGACGCGCGCGCTGCGCCGCGAGGAGGCCGAGAACCTAATCCGCGTCACCGAGATCGACCCAGGGCGGGTGGAGACGGACTTCGCGATGAACCGCTTCGGCGACCAGGCGCGCGCCGACGCCGTGTACGAGGGCAAGCTGAACCTCACCGCCGAGGACATCGCGGAGACTGTTCGCTGGGTGGCCAGCATGCCGGCGCACGTCAACATCGATACGCTCAGCATCATGCCGCTCGACCAGGCCGAGCGTTAA
- a CDS encoding sugar O-acetyltransferase, translating into MSWYLPQPNPQHQVTWEFVREFNALSNTDPARARELLRLMFPNSENPPDIWAPLHLELGVNTSFGEGCYMNFNCTILDIAPVTVGARTLFGPGCQLIAVGHPVDDHAKRAEGWEIAHPITIGDDCWFGAGAMVMPGVSGGDRCVVAAGSVVTRDIPSGSMAAGVPAVVKRALPPSPF; encoded by the coding sequence GTGAGCTGGTACCTGCCCCAGCCGAACCCGCAGCACCAGGTGACCTGGGAGTTCGTGCGCGAGTTCAACGCGCTGTCCAACACCGACCCCGCCCGCGCCCGCGAGTTGCTGCGCCTCATGTTCCCCAACAGCGAGAACCCGCCCGACATCTGGGCTCCCCTCCACCTCGAGCTCGGGGTGAACACCAGCTTCGGCGAGGGGTGCTACATGAACTTCAACTGCACGATCCTCGACATCGCGCCGGTGACCGTTGGCGCGCGCACTTTGTTCGGGCCGGGGTGCCAGCTCATCGCCGTCGGCCACCCTGTCGACGATCACGCCAAGCGGGCCGAGGGTTGGGAAATCGCCCACCCCATCACGATCGGCGACGACTGCTGGTTTGGCGCGGGCGCCATGGTGATGCCCGGGGTGAGCGGGGGTGACCGCTGTGTCGTCGCGGCGGGCTCGGTAGTAACCCGCGACATCCCCTCGGGCTCAATGGCGGCAGGCGTGCCCGCTGTGGTCAAGCGGGCTCTTCCTCCGTCTCCCTTCTGA
- a CDS encoding VOC family protein, with the protein MPAFQALEGMPYWQDLATGDAQKSAYFYSKLLGWDVSGDAYRIARKEGLPVAGFISQLEDPTMTDAWVTYFLARDVDRVVVGVDKRGGSVLAVADVSLGRMALCADPAGAVFGVIEPAGEDQFVAAGEPGTPVWHEYVAIDRGRECIDFYAELFDWEVEESEGYFVVLADGAPFLGMRDESGSADLEGVAGFWETYLGVDNVELAARRAAELGGEVLAGPEASPFGRLVVVQDTTGATVTLCEVATPVNEDELDEAESLLR; encoded by the coding sequence ATGCCAGCTTTCCAGGCTCTCGAGGGTATGCCGTACTGGCAGGACCTCGCCACCGGTGACGCGCAGAAATCCGCCTACTTTTACTCCAAACTGCTCGGCTGGGACGTTTCCGGCGATGCCTACCGCATCGCGCGCAAGGAAGGCCTGCCTGTCGCGGGCTTCATCTCCCAGCTGGAAGACCCGACCATGACGGACGCGTGGGTGACGTATTTCCTCGCGCGGGACGTGGATCGCGTTGTCGTGGGCGTCGATAAGCGCGGCGGCTCGGTGCTCGCCGTGGCCGACGTCTCCCTGGGGCGCATGGCCCTGTGCGCGGACCCGGCGGGAGCGGTGTTCGGTGTAATCGAGCCGGCGGGGGAGGACCAGTTTGTCGCGGCTGGCGAGCCGGGCACCCCGGTATGGCACGAATACGTTGCCATCGACCGCGGCCGCGAGTGCATCGACTTCTACGCGGAGCTATTCGATTGGGAGGTCGAGGAATCGGAGGGGTACTTCGTGGTGTTGGCCGACGGCGCGCCCTTCCTCGGCATGCGGGATGAATCGGGGTCCGCCGACCTAGAGGGAGTGGCCGGTTTCTGGGAGACCTACCTCGGGGTGGACAACGTGGAGCTGGCGGCGCGCCGGGCCGCTGAGCTGGGGGGAGAGGTGCTCGCCGGCCCGGAGGCATCGCCCTTCGGCCGACTGGTGGTGGTGCAGGACACCACCGGTGCGACGGTCACGCTGTGCGAGGTGGCTACCCCGGTAAACGAGGACGAACTCGATGAGGCAGAGTCTCTTCTGCGATAA